The region GCACAGCTGAACACTTATCGACACCGAATTAAAGCATCAACAACAGACCAATGCGAATGCGGACAGGCAGCAGAGACGGTGGAGCACTTTCTGTTCCGCTGCCGAAAGTGGACTAGTCAGCGAACCGAAATGCTGCAGTGCACGCAGATAAGCAGAGGAAATATGTCATTCTACCTAGGCGGCAAAGCAGCAACAGATGACGCGAAATGGGCGCCAGACATGGGCGCAGTGCGAGCGACAATACGATTCGCAATAGCAACACGAAGATTTAATGCAAACTGATAGCTAACTACTAGGTAAACCTTAGCTACTAACATAAACTCATTTACAGCCTTGTGCAACCAGCAGACAACGCTTCAGCCGCCGAAGATAGGACGTTGAACTCTTGGAGAATCTCTTGGAGAAGCCGACTCTGAGCCAGTCTGCTACCAGCAATACTAACCCACGAGCACCTGATGAGGAATGATAGTAGATAGAAAGGAAGCGTGCCTTGATATTATGTAAGAGCTCTAAACTGGATAACAAGCTACATGAAGAAACGAGCCAAAGAAGATAGATGGGCTAAGGAGACCAAGACGTAGCATAAGAAGTGTAATGTTAGACTAGCTTTAGTAGCCCTTTCGGCTCGGCCGCCGGGCGTAAATAAattgtgtgtgtgtgtgtgtgtgtgtgtgtgtgtgtgttgtTCGGTCCGCATTTCCGACCACCGACGGATGTGGCGGAAATAAGTTCGGAATTGCTCTCAATGATCTTAAAATACCTACAAGCATGTACGTGAATAATGCACTTTAGAATAATCTTTTCCGATGGTTCTGAACAATATGGGAGAGGCAATATCGGTTTCGATATAGGCAATTACGAACTTTTACGATATCTACACCAATCGGTCCTCGCACTGGCACTGTATCACTCTACTAATCATTCTAGTATTCAGGGTGATCTCTATCAGTATATCCGAAAAGAATTCGCGAAGAGAAAGATGCTGGGTTACAGGCCAATCCCTACTGAGGAGAACATCGAGCTTGACAGGTTCTCTGAGTTCGAGAATGCAGGAGAAGATGGATTGACTGAAGAGGAAGAGTTGGTCATTAAAAGACAACTGGACGTCCGGAATGGAAATATTGATTATTCAACCTTGCTTCGTCAGGCAACTCGAACAGAGATATTCATCATGAGTGTTTCGTTCGCAATGTCTATTATTGAGGGTGCCAGTCTACCTCTCATGACGGTATGTATTTATATCAATTGTAGAAGTAATACAGCTTATAGAATGAAACAGATTGCTTATGGTAGCTATACGGGAAGTTATGCCAGCTTCTCGACCAATAAAATGTCATCAGAGCAGTTCGAAAAGCACATGAACAAGATTACCCTGTACTATATCTACCTTGGTATGTACATGGCTACTAATTAACATGAACTTTGTTGTAACTTTATTCTCAAGGAATCGGAATATTCATATGCAACTATATCGGTACATTTAGCTTGTTGTATACTGCAGAGAAGATCACCGAACGACTGCGTCAGCGCTATATGAGGGCTTTATTCCGACAGAACATTGGTTTCTTTGATTTCCTTGGCTCTGGAGAAATCACAGCCCGTATCAGTTCTGACATGGTACTCATTCAGAATGGGCTGGGTCAGAAAGTATTCCTGTTTGCCTCTGCCGTTTCTAGGTCGATCGCAGCATTGGTCATAGGTCTGTCCCAGGGTTGGAAGCTCACCCTTATTTTGCTCGAGCCAACACTAGCTATGGTCAGCATGGTAGTGTTCTGCAGTAAGCGTATGAGCAAGAACCAGACTCGTGCTATGGAAGAATACGCAAGTGCGAGTACGTTTGCAGAGGAAGTCTTTTCGTCTGCAAGGAATTTTACCGCCTATGGCATGCAGAAACGCCTTCAGTCCAAGTACAAGGTTTACCTGGATAAAGCTTCACGGTGGGACTACCGCTCTAAACTATGGCTCGCCTCTATGATTGCTGGTATGATGGGATTGCTCCACTTGCAATACGCGTTGGCGTTTTGGAAAGGAGACCAATTCATTCATTCAGGGCAACTAAGCGTGTCTAAAGTAGCAACCATAACTGCATGTGTTAAAATAGCGGGAGTATCATTTGTCAACAGTCTCCCACACTTCCAAGCCTTTGTTCAGGCCTTTACAGCTGCATCTAAAGTCTTTAACGTCATTCAACGGAAATCACCCATTGATCCAGAAAGGTACGATGGCAAGATTCCAGGAGACATTTTTGGCAACATTGATTTCGTAAAAATCAAGCACGTCTATCCTTCCCGACCGGATGTTATCGTGCTTAAGGAGTTTAATTTGAGTATCAAATCTGGCATGATTGTTGCTCTTGTTGGCGCATCTGGATCTGGAAAGAGCACAGTCTTGGGCCTCCTCGAACGCTTCTATCTACCAGTAGCTGGACAGATACTCCTTGATGGGACTGACATCAGCACGTTGAATCTCAGGTGGCTGCGTGGTCAGATTGCTATCGTCACTCAAGAGCCTGTACTGTTCAACGTGAGCATCTATGAGAGTATCGAACATGGTCTTATTAAAACCAGATATGAACATGTAAGGCCCTCAGACAGATCTAAGCTCAAATCTGACAAAATTCAGGCAAGCGAAACAGTCAAGAAGGAGCTTGTTGAGAATGCTGCCAGGTTAGCTAATGCACACAATTTCATCATGGAACTTCCGGAAGGCTATCATACTAGGGTTGGCGAATGCGGAAGTTCTTTATCAGGTGGACAGAAACAACGCATAGCCATCGCCCGAGCCATCGTATCAAATCCAAAAATTCTCCTGCTTGACGAAGCAACCGCGGCCTTGGACGCAAAGTCCGAGAAGATTGTCCAGGAAGCTCTAAATAAGGCCTCTATGGATAGGACCACGATAGTTATTGCACATCGCCTTTCGACTATTACAAATGCCGATATGATTGTTGTCATGTCAGATGGTCAAATCGTCGAGCAAGGCAATCATAATGAGTTGATCAAACATCGCGGTGTTTACGAGAGCTTGATTAGAGCCCAGGAGTTGAGAACGCATATCGAGTCTACCAATGGGCCTTCTGAAATGTTGGCAGGCTGTGAAGTCTCTAGTAAACCAAAACGAGTCGCCACTAATACTTCTGCTTCAAGCTCGACGTTGCCTATGGAGAGACACATAGAAAAGCCACTCAGTATGCATGCATTAATTAGGTTCGGCTGGAGTATGAACAAGAAAGAACATGATCTTATGCGGATAGGATTCGTGTTGTGCATGCTCGCGGGTGCATCACGATCTCTTCAATCTATTTCCTACGGCAACTCCATCACCTCGCTTTTTTCACCCGAGACTTCCACAGGCGGCCGTAGCGTCGGTTTTTGGTGTTTTTCTTATCTTATCCTCGGTACCGTGGTATGGCTGGCCTACTTCCTTCTGGGGTTCACTTTGTCCAAGTCCTCTGCTCTATTAATATCTAGAGTCCGAGAGAAAGCATTCAACGCCATACTTCGTCATGATATCGCATTTTTCGATGGCGATGCAATAACGTCTGGTTCGTTGGTTAGCTTTCTATCTTTGGAAGCTAACCGACTTGCTAGTATCAGTGGCTCGACGCTTGGAACCATCCTAATTGCATGTACGACTCTTGCGACGGCTATTATTGTAGGATTATTTTACGGCTGGAAACTCACTTTGGTTTCAGCTTCTATTACTCCACTTGTGTTTGGATGTGGGTTTTTCCGATTCTATGCCCTTGGGGAAATAGAAAAGCACACCGATTCTACTGATGCCGCCTCATTCGCTTGCGAAGTTACGTCATCAATAACCACCGTCGCATCATTATCCTTGGAATCCCATTTTTTAAAACAGTACCACTGCAAGCTTATTAAACAAGCTCATCGTAGCTTGCACTATCTGAACATATCTGCCGCCCTCTACGCTGCAAGTAAAGCGTTTTATATGTTCATTTTAGGATTTGTCTGGTGGTACGGTGGAAGTCTCATACTAAACCTAGAGTACACTTTGTTACAGTTCTACGTCATCATAGGGGCAATTCTCGACGGAACGGAGGATGCTAGCTCAGCCTTTTCATTCGCACCTGAGATAAGCGGGGCAGCCGCTGCTGCACTGTTGCTAAAGACTAGCCTCAGTTCCATACCCACCATTGATACCTCGTCCCACAACGGCAAAAAAATTGTTTGTCTCTCTGGAAAGGTTGAGTTTCGCTCTGTGCATTTCAGCTATCCCGGACATACTAGACGTCGTGTGCTGTGCGGCACCACTTTCACTGTCAAACCAGGACAATTCGTTGCATTCGTAGGTTCTAGTGGTAGTGGAAAGTCCACAGTCATGGCACTTTTGGAACGATTCTATGATCCTACGGATGGACTTGTTTTAGTTGATGATATGGACTTGAGAGATTATAATATTCAAGATTATAGGGCACAGCTTGCGATTGTCAGCCAAGAGACGACTCTTTATACTGGAACAATTAGAGAAAATATCTTAGCAGATATGGACGACATAGACGAAGATTTGATTGCAAAAGCTTGCAAAGATGCTAATATTTACGAGTTTATTGTAAGTAAACGTGCAACATGAGAAGGAATGACTGGTCTAAGAATACTAGATATCGTTACCTAACGGCTTCAACACGGTTGTTGGCACAAAGGGCATCTTACTGTCAGGAGGTCAACGTCAGCGCATTGCAATAGCCCGTGCCTTGCTTCGTAACCCTAAGATTCTGTATGTTTTCGTTTCATGTTTTCTCCTATTAAAACTTACAAGGACAGCCTCCTCGACGAAGCGACCTCCGCACTAGACTCTACTTCTGAGCGCTTGGTTCAGAATGCCCTCGATGCCGCCTCTCATGGTCGCACTACTATTGCCATTGCGCATCGGCTGTCAACCATCCAACACGCAGATGCAATTTATGTATTTAGTGAAGGTACTATTGTAGAGCAAGGGAAGCATGACGAACTGATTAAAAGACGAGGGATTTACTGGGAGTTGGCCAATTTGCAGGGAAAAGAAATGGCAACATAATGAATACCTAGGCAGGCTTTCGCGGTAAGCTCGGCTACTGTAGTAACGTGTTttgtaacggtttgggccttGCTAAGACCAACTTaggtgagagttgggtacggctatcgctaccacactttctcatcacacacacctatatagctgcagttcctccatagctacacaatgcaacgcagtcctcctcctctcctcacaccgtCACATGTTTTATAAGCGAGCGGCCCACCCTACTAGCTTTTTGTGCCTATAATATGTATATACTAAGTCTTCATACAAGTTACTCTGTTGCTCTATAGCGCCAAGCAGCATAGATCACAGATCATATGCAGAGTGCTCTGTTGCTCTATAGTGCCAAGACTTATGGATCACGGATCGAATCACGTGACTCTTGCGGCACGGTGGAAGGATTGCGGCGTAGTGTCTAATGCGGGAAGCCTCTAAGCTGCTTACTAGTGAGCGTTTCTAAGGTTCGTAACAAGGGCCCGTGCGAACCAACCAAACCACAACACAACCTATAGGTAGAAGTAGTACCTATTTACTAGCCTAGGTAATTCAGACATTAAGGTTTAAAGTCTAAGGACTAGAAGACTTGCTAGGGCAGCGCGCTCGCTTGCCATTTATGTTAATTTGAATAAGCTGATATTGTTCGCTACTACTCGGCCTTAAATTCAACGGTACATGAGAATCTCTACTAAACTAGATACTTCCCCAAAGATAGAGCTTTGCGCCAAATCAATACCTACCCTAGCAAAAAAACCAGCAGCAATACTAAATAAAGCTCGGTTCTCCTTCTCACAGTGCCGGTCCAAATCTAGTAGAATTTTCACTGTAAGTAGACAAAGCGTAAGCGTGTTAATAAACAAATAATTACTGTAGTACAAATGTTTAGTACAATCGTAGTGCGAGAAATACTATTCTATGTAATACGTACCAGTCTTGGAGTAGGTATTCGGAAGATATCGTGCCTGATGACGTGACCATCTCCCTAACTGACTAGTTAAGTAATCTCCTACACTCCTGAGACCCTGCGGAAGAAGAATCTAGATCTAGTAGGCTTATACTTAGTAACTGAAACTGAGCCACATAGTAGTGGTAAGATAACTGGGGTTTGACGCGCATAGTATCGCTATGATTTAGAGAGAGCACCATCTGGCTAATCGCAGCTAACCTATACCATTCTTCTAGCGCCGTTGACAGCGCCACAGCTTTGATAAAACGATCTTTAGATGGCCTTTCCTCTGCGTCTACTTGGAGCTGGAATACAAGTTCAGACCATGGGAGAATCTTAACTACAAAGTTACTGTATCGAAAAAgaccaaagaagaagaagcaaaCGCACACGCAGACtatatcctatcaaggagcggagataacttcaccgcaatctactcagatgcctcacaacacgacaagggaatagggatcggcgtaggtgtagtagcgtacagctccacccacgaagaaaccttttctcaaaagacaaacattggatgctcccaactagtctacaacggtgaactagaggggatagcacaggcatttgaacacgcggctatagtggcacaagaaggccaagagatctacgtatacgcagacaaccaagcagcaatccataggcttaacaacctatcggacaacccgggacaacagtggctactaagatgcatcagagctgcaaagagaataacgacaaagaaagcatcgatccacctgcagtgggccccaggacataacgacgtcaagggcaacgaaaaagccgacacgctagcaaaggaagcagctaaagagagaccaacaacatcgaccatagcgagcctagcctacttaggcacagaaattaacaaaatacaaaaaacagaacaactgatagagtacaagaggtataccgacaggcccaccaaaaacagaagctcctactcaaggatcttcaagctcaacacacatacaacaattAAATTATTatattattatatttccattagagtcctgtatcagtcggtgactatgtaggactttggctaagccgttctatgtatgatggtcgttgtggagtttctatgggtcttgtacaatttgggtggtgttttgcgtactccaatttcagagctagtcttccattggcgcgggtgctaaagagcagtttggtgagtagaaagagatgtagcagcgggctcttttggATAAGGgaatattgtttttgtagttttatacagtgtctgtctgttcggtggtttgcccaaggtgccattttctcgtgccaatcctagtacttgcaataaaggctagagtagctttaatgcctgtctttgtttggaggagaagtgggagggtgatgggtctgtgtggtattgcttctttgagtgtatttcgatgtgttttgtactgtttgcactctagaagtagatgctgtggtgtttgtggtttgtagcatatacatagattgcagtctctcttgttgaatccagactccgcaacaatcaatcgattgacatgattgattcctatataggttaaagaattacttcattaggcagcctttaacctagataggaatcaatcatgccgatccgattgattgttgcggagtctggttgaatctcttaaggtaggagttgaagtatccatgtcctagcttgagtgagtagaacgcgctcgagatttctcttggtgttcccttcgggactttgattgttgtatgtgtgttgagcttgaagatccttgagtaggagcttctgtttttggtgggcctgtcggtatacctcttgtactctatcagttgttctgttttttgtattttgttaatttctgtgcctaagtaggctaggctcgctatggtcgatgttgttggtctctctttagctgcttcctttgctagcgtgtcggctttttcgttgcccttgacgtcgttatgtcctggggcccactgcaggtggatcgatgctttctttgtcgttattctctttgcagctctgatgcatcttagtagccactgttgtcccgggttgtccgataggttgttaagcctatggattgctgcttggttgtctgcgtatacgtagatctcttggccttcttgtgccactatagccgcgtgttcaaatgcctgtgctatcccctctagttcaccgttgtagactagttgggagcatccaatgtttgtcttttgagaaaaggtttcttcgtgggtggagctgtacgctactacacctacgccgatccctattcccttgtcgtgttgtgaggcatctgagtagattgcggtgaagttatctccgctccttgataggatataGTCTGCGTGTGCGTTTgcttcttcctctttgctcttttttgatacagtaaccttgtagttaagactttcccacggtctgaacctatatgggattatcttttctacgctgttgttgtctctctctgggattgacttaacaatagtatatagttgtctatgctggtttggctttttgtagctagttttgtctgtatttgtgatccttgtaattgctttctggattgggtggttgctggatagctggtgtgctctagacgcatactttcggttgttggtgttgagtctaattgcaggtgacgtaagtccggattcaatgcttgttggtagagatggtgacgttctgaacactccaattatctttctacacgctaggttgtgcagtgattgtaggaggctagtggcgtagctttggttcttccagtatatttgtgatccgtagtctgcaacgcttgtgactgtgaacggtctgtagggactgtattccagctacctagtccagatgctatttacagtcaagatgaagaaagaaggtaagacgcaagcggcgagcctgctttgtttgggttggcgcacggccctcacgttgccggggaagcgactaggctagcagcctagtcatgtgactcgaggctcagcccgttacattaCCCCCCTCCTTTCCCTTTAGCGCGTAGTTTTCTCCATTTCCTCCAAGCGTCAGTCTTTAGTACGTTACTCACAGGTTCCCATGTCGGTTCAGTATAGTCCACCCACTTCACATATGCCTCCTTGATTTCTTTCCCTCCCTGCCTTGTTGTGCGTTCGCCCAGAATACGTTCAACCAGCCATAGCTCGTCTCCATCTACAAGTATAGGCCCTGGCTGAGTGTCTCCAACCTTCTGCGATGGGAGAGAGTCGTTAGGCGCGTAGCGAAGCAGGTCTACGTGGAAGACAGGATGGATCTTCCCCGGAACGTCAAGTTGATAAGAGTGGGAGTTGACCTGCCTCAAGACTTTGTACTTTCCATGCAACCAGTCTAGCTTCTTGGAAGGTCGTGTTGTCTTCACGTTTCTAAGGTTCAAAAACACCCAGTCTCCCTCCTTGTATTGGggcgctgctgttcttgtCTTGTTAGCTTGATGTTGCTGTTTCTCTTGTGTTATCGCGATCGCAGCTTGGGCCCACTCTGTTGCGTCTTGGAGTCTTTTAAGGAAGCCTTCTGCCAGTGCTTCGCCGTCTCTCTTTGGTCGGTCCTGAATAGTTCGATCCTCTACCAGCTGAATGGGTTCATTGTGATATCCGTGCATAAAATAGAAGGGGCTTAGGCCAGTAGATGAGGCCTCGCGATTGTTGATTGCTCCCATAACGATAGGTAAAAGTGCTAGCCAATTTTCTTGCGTGTAGGTGGCCCAGATTCGAATCatcttctcaatctcttGGTTCATTCGCTCTGTTGCACCATCGGTTTGCGGATGATAGGCAGTCGACAGGCGTTGCTCAACGCTGAGGAGTTTACAGAAATGCCTCCAAAGATCGCTGACGAATTGTGGTCCTCTATCGCTCGTAATTGCCGTTGGAATACCATGAATAGGGTAATGCCGTTCTAAAAGCCGTTGTGCTACTGCTTCTGCCGAGATATCGTGCATGCCTTCCAGTTCAACTCCCTTTGTCAGCCGATCAGTGACCACCATGCAGTTCGTTGCGTCATCGCGTCCAGATGGCGGCAAGTCCGTAATAAAATCGATTGAAAGTTCTCCCCATATACGTTCTGGGATCGGTAGCGGTTTAAGGAGGCCCTTCTTTGTCTCTCTCCATATCGTATTCCTCCCGCAAATCTCGCAGTTACGGACAAAGCGTCGCACGTCGCTTGCTACACCTGACCAGAAGAACTGCCTTGATAAGATTGAGTAGGTAAGATCTCGTCCAGGATGGCCGGTGATATGCGAGTCGTGAATATTTTGAATAATTCGTGTGCGAAGTGGTTCGCAGTCAGGGATCCATATCCGGTCTCGAAATCGCAACAGGCCTCTCTCGTCCAGGGTGCATTCTGCTATACTCACTGACTTCTCCTTCTGAAGTTTGGTAGGGAGGTTCCGCTCCTTGTTTGCTACCAGCGTAGTGAGCTCCTGATAAAGCTCATCCTCTTGGCGGCTTCGGTGCCAGAGATTTTGCATGTCCTGGTCCTCAAACATGCGTATCTCTTCTGTGAAGTCAATCTCCTCGGACGACAGGGACTGGATTTGAACACTCTGCAAGTGCTTGCTCTGGAAAAGACGGATAAATCGAGACCGTATTCGTTCATCGTCGTAGTTGGCGGGTAGGTCTTGTTCTCGTCGTGACAGGGCGTCAGGTTTTCCCATAGTCTTTCCAGGTTTCCATTCCAGGGAGAAGTCGAATCGTGAGAGAAACTCTGACCAACGTActtgtctttcagacagctGTCGTTCGCGGTAGAAGTATTGAAGGTTCTTGTGGTCCGTCAGAACTGTGAACTTCCTAACCATACGTAGTTCAGGAGCCCATGCTTCTAAGCAACGAACAATAGCTagaagctccttgtcatGAATTGGATAATTGGCCTCTGTTGGTGAGTGCTTCTTTGAGTAGTAGGCAACGGGTTGCcagttgttgtt is a window of Pyrenophora tritici-repentis strain M4 chromosome 2, whole genome shotgun sequence DNA encoding:
- a CDS encoding MdlB, ABC-type multidrug transport system, ATPase and permease component; the encoded protein is MLGYRPIPTEENIELDRFSEFENAGEDGLTEEEELVIKRQLDVRNGNIDYSTLLRQATRTEIFIMSVSFAMSIIEGASLPLMTIAYGSYTGSYASFSTNKMSSEQFEKHMNKITLYYIYLGIGIFICNYIGTFSLLYTAEKITERLRQRYMRALFRQNIGFFDFLGSGEITARISSDMVLIQNGLGQKVFLFASAVSRSIAALVIGLSQGWKLTLILLEPTLAMVSMVVFCSKRMSKNQTRAMEEYASASTFAEEVFSSARNFTAYGMQKRLQSKYKVYLDKASRWDYRSKLWLASMIAGMMGLLHLQYALAFWKGDQFIHSGQLSVSKVATITACVKIAGVSFVNSLPHFQAFVQAFTAASKVFNVIQRKSPIDPERYDGKIPGDIFGNIDFVKIKHVYPSRPDVIVLKEFNLSIKSGMIVALVGASGSGKSTVLGLLERFYLPVAGQILLDGTDISTLNLRWLRGQIAIVTQEPVLFNVSIYESIEHGLIKTRYEHASETVKKELVENAARLANAHNFIMELPEGYHTRVGECGSSLSGGQKQRIAIARAIVSNPKILLLDEATAALDAKSEKIVQEALNKASMDRTTIVIAHRLSTITNADMIVVMSDGQIVEQGNHNELIKHRGVYESLIRAQELRTHIESTNGPSEMLAGCEVSSKPKRVATNTSASSSTLPMERHIEKPLKYTLLQFYVIIGAILDGTEDASSAFSFAPEISGAAAAALLLKTSLSSIPTIDTSSHNGKKIVCLSGKVEFRSVHFSYPGHTRRRVLCGTTFTVKPGQFVAFVGSSGSGKSTVMALLERFYDPTDGLVLVDDMDLRDYNIQDYRAQLAIVSQETTLYTGTIRENILADMDDIDEDLIAKACKDANIYEFIISLPNGFNTVVGTKGILLSGGQRQRIAIARALLRNPKILLLDEATSALDSTSERLVQNALDAASHGRTTIAIAHRLFDKTIFRWPFLCVYLELEYKFRPWENLNYKVTVSKKTKEEEANAHADYILSRSGDNFTAIYSDASQHDKGIGIGVGVVAYSSTHEETFSQKTNIGCSQLVYNGELEGIAQAFEHAAIVAQEGQEIYVYADNQAAIHRLNNLSDNPGQQWLLRCIRAAKRITTKKASIHLQWAPGHNDVKGNEKADTLAKEAAKERPTTSTIASLAYLGTEINKIQKTEQLIEYKRYTDRPTKNRSSYSRIFKLNTHTTIKLLYYYISIRVLYQSVTM